The following proteins come from a genomic window of Astatotilapia calliptera chromosome 11, fAstCal1.2, whole genome shotgun sequence:
- the LOC113032090 gene encoding mucin-13-like, with protein MQILALILGILLLPKTCPLECYECIPGPSGSCNETTKECPSNTQCGSVRMISNMGGSEFKFMGRTCVTPDQCFSGSVNFGFAQVVINSKCCTSHLCNSQDVPDWSIPSPNGKKCSQCDGNDCTKTLTCNRNEDYCISAAVNAGGETTKVKGCASKMICSNTQTAQLSGIIGGEVSCCQGDLCNSDTTTASQPSSTTAGTTTGSQPSSTTAGTTTASKPSSTTAGTTTGSQPSSTTAGTTTGSQPSSTTAGTTTASKPSSTTAGTTTGSQPSSTTAGTTTASQPSSTTAGTTTGSQPSSTTAGKSTSTILVCFVAPLIALVLFS; from the exons ATGCAGATCCTTGCGCTGATCCTTGGGATCCTGCTGCTCCCTAAAA CATGTCCATTGGAATGTTATGAATGCATACCAGGACCATCTGGAAGCTGCAATGAGACAACAAAAGAATGTCCATCCAATACTCAGTGTGGTTCAGTCAGAATGATTTCAAATATGG GTGGTTCAGAATTTAAATTTATGGGGAGAACTTGTGTTACGCCTGATCAGTGCTTCAGTGGCTCAGTCAACTTTGGATTTGCCCAAGTTGTAATTAACAGCAAGTGTTGCACCTCTCATCTGTGCAACTCTCAAGATGTCCCTG ATTGGAGCATACCCTCGCCAAATGGGAAAAAATGCTCGCAATGTGATGGAAATGACTGCACCAAAACTTTAACCTGCAACAGAAATGAGGACTACTGCATCTCAGCAGCAG tgaATGCAGGAGGGGAAACTACTAAAGTAAAGGGCTGCGCCTCCAAGATGATTtgttcaaacacacaaactgcacaGCTCTCAGGAATCATTGGAGGAGAAGTCAGCTGCTGCCAGGGTGACCTCTGCAACAGTGATACAACAACAGCGTCACAGCCCAGCAGCACAACTGCTGGCACAACAACAGGATCACAGCCCAGCAGTACAACTGCTGGCACAACAACAGCATCAAAGCCCAGCAGCACAACTGCTGGCACAACAACAGGATCACAGCCCAGCAGCACAACTGCTGGCACAACAACAGGATCACAGCCCAGCAGTACAACTGCTGGCACAACAACAGCATCAAAGCCCAGCAGCACAACTGCTGGCACAACAACAGGATCACAGCCCAGCAGTACAACTGCTGGCACAACAACAGCATCACAGCCCAGCAGCACAACTGCTGGCACAACAACAGGATCACAGCCCAGCAGCACAACTGCTGGCAAATCAACAAGTACCATCCTTGTATGCTTTGTGGCACCACTGATCGCTTTGGTCTTGTTCTCTTag